The following is a genomic window from Ethanoligenens harbinense YUAN-3.
TATCGTCCTGTATGTGGCCGGCCGTGATGTCCGGTATCGCGCCGCCCAGCCCGTCTCCGACCTCAATGCGGTATTGCCGCTCTTTCATCGTCAGCAGCAGGATGACGCCGTTGTCCTTGCCTTTTTGACCCACGCCCCATTTATCACCCAGGCGGAATCCGAACGTTTCGATGGTGTTCCCGCCCAGATTGTTCACCGTGACCACGACGGCCTGTGCGCCGGTGGCATCCTCCAGCGCTTTGCCGATCCGGTCGATCTGTTGTTTGGTGTTTGTGTTCAGCACGTTGGCAAAGTCGTTGGTGTAGAATGCCGGCGTGGGGTTCAGTGACTGGTAGTTTTCGGCAAAAACGGGTAGCGTGAAAAACAGGGCCAGACAGATCCCTGCCAATAATTTTTTCATAGTTTATCCGACCCTCAGCTGAACGAGACCGTGGGAGCCTGCTGGGCTTCGCTGCCCGCCTGGAAATACGGTTCCGCCTTGAATCCGTACATTCCCGCGATGATCGAGCCCGGAAATGACCGGATGCTTTGGTTATAAGACTGCACGGCGTCGTTGTATTTTGTTCGGGCGACGGCGATGCGGTTTTCCGTTCCCTCCAACTGCGTTTGCAGGTCGATGAAGTTCTGGTTTGCTTTTAGGTCGGGATACGCTTCGGCAATCACCAGCAGGCGGGACAGGGCGGAAGACAACTGGTCGTTCGCGGTGGCGGCCTGCTGGGCGTTGCCCGCACTCACCAGTGCCGCGCGCGCGTTGGCAATATCCGCATAAACGGTTTCTTCATGTTTGGCATATCCCTGCACGGTGGCAACCAGATTGGGTACCAGGTCGCTGCGGCGCTGCAGATCCGTCTGAATGCCGCTGTATGCGGTATGCACGTTTTCCTGTGCGCTCACCAGCCCATTGTAGATGCCGATGGAACTTGCAAATCCAATGACGACGACCAGTGCGACGATGCAAATGACAATGATGCCGGTTCTCTTTTTACGCATAATAACCCTCTGCTTTCTTTCATACAACATGCCCGGACCGGGCGTGGCCGGACGCTGCATGCGTTTTCCTTCTCTTCTTAGTATGTACGGACAGCCGAAAAACCCATGCGGTTTGGCACACTGGAGGGTTCAGCCAGTCGGCCCGCTATGCGCCAAAAATGGATTGCAGCTGCGCGCGGCTGCCGCTGTCCGCCAGTGCCAGGATGCTGTCACCCTC
Proteins encoded in this region:
- a CDS encoding LemA family protein; this encodes MRKKRTGIIVICIVALVVVIGFASSIGIYNGLVSAQENVHTAYSGIQTDLQRRSDLVPNLVATVQGYAKHEETVYADIANARAALVSAGNAQQAATANDQLSSALSRLLVIAEAYPDLKANQNFIDLQTQLEGTENRIAVARTKYNDAVQSYNQSIRSFPGSIIAGMYGFKAEPYFQAGSEAQQAPTVSFS